From Symphalangus syndactylus isolate Jambi chromosome X, NHGRI_mSymSyn1-v2.1_pri, whole genome shotgun sequence, the proteins below share one genomic window:
- the LOC129476099 gene encoding large ribosomal subunit protein P2, translating to MRYVASYLLAALGGNSSPSAKDIKKILDSVGIEADDDRLNKVISELNGKNIEDVIAQGIGKLASVPAGGAVAVSAAPGSAAPAAGSAPAAAEEKKDEKKEESEESDDDMGFGLFD from the coding sequence ATGCGCTACGTCGCTTCCTACCTGCTGGCTGCTCTAGGGGGCAACTCCTCCCCCAGCGCCAAGGACATCAAGAAGATCTTGGACAGCGTGGGCATCGAGGCGGACGACGACCGGCTCAACAAGGTTATCAGTGAGCTGAATGGAAAAAACATTGAAGACGTCATTGCCCAGGGTATTGGCAAGCTTGCCAGTGTACCTGCCGGTGGGGCTGTAGCCGTCTCTGCTGCCCCAGGCTCTGCAGCCCCTGCTGCAGGTTCCGCCCCTGCTGCAgcagaggagaagaaagatgaGAAGAAGGAGGAGTCCGAAGAGTCAGACGATGACATGGGATTTGGCCTTTTCGATTAA
- the LOC129476097 gene encoding uncharacterized protein CXorf49 isoform X4: MSSPDKVSVCGAGFDLEGGKRAGSPTTSPGAPGADSHSLDLGVPGSGDGESESGFTDPEGFSFESESELIEQGRVVLWGREGRPGTPVDDQGDVVDYSFYLADEPAAIVPPPSVQGHPFPDGAAAKGSADNWADAEVGPSGRDTLGPSPGKWQQASAGPLHLSVPGPVRARKNPERGSKSRWSLRMDPQQPSAKGPTRLSTHDSDSADESSDLPLMRVGICRNEESQAKPGSPKKPADTSRHASFHCKESYLPVPGRFLTSAPRGLTPVVKRPAVGELEDSPQKKMQSRAWGKVEVRPSCSGAAAAGALPRGLSRRKMAQGKKSLGGASQLAPGRAFPACGERLSAAPPEPATFPPFSGVRPQGMSKKPQKPKHSSPGKKPAGRKTRESQAAAREDNDPNRDEVPKAQLPTHRPGLPRLSVRRGEFSSSGPNIRAPQPPGTSEPSAYSLGGLVPRHHAPSGNQQLPVHPPRPERQQQPLGAQGCPRPCSSSLTSSRTFEI, translated from the exons ATGAGCTCCCCCGACAAGGTGTCCGTTTGTGGGGCAGGTTTCGACCTGGAGGGTGGCAAACGGGCTGGCTCCCCCACGACCAGCCCCGGAGCCCCAGGGGCCGACAGCCACAGCCTCGATTTGGGGGTGCCAGGCAGCGGTGATGGCGAGAGTGAGAGTGGGTTCACAGATCCCGAGGGCTTCAGCTTCGAGTCTGAGAGCGAATTGATAGAGCAAGGAAGGGTGGTGCTCTGGGGCCGGGAAGGCCGGCCAGGCACCCCAGTCGATGACCAAGGGGACGTTGTGGACTACTCATTCTACCTGGCTGACGAACCAGCCGCCATCGTGCCGCCGCCCAGCGTCCAGGGACACCCGTTCCCAGATGGCGCCGCTGCCAAAGGGTCGGCTGACAATTGGGCGGACGCGGAGGTGGGTCCCAGTGGGAGAGACACGCTGGGCCCCAGCCCTGGAAAATGGCAGCAGGCCTCTGCTGGCCCTCTCCACCTCAGTGTTCCTGGGCCAGTGCGGGCCCGGAAGAACCCGGAAAGGGGCTCGAAGAGCAGATGGAGCCTCCGCATGGATCCCCAGCAGCCCTCTGCGAAAGGCCCCACCAGGCTGTCTACCCACGACTCTGATTCCGCAGATGAGAGCAGCGACTTACCACTGATGCGGGTAGGCATTTGCCGCAACGAAGAAAGCCAGGCCAAGCCCGGGAGCCCCAAGAAGCCAGCAGACACATCCAGACATGCAAGCTTCCACTGCAAGGAGAGTTACCTGCCTGTGCCGGGCCGTTTCCTGACCTCTGCTCCCCGCGGACTCACTCCAGTCGTAAAGAGGCCGGCTGTGGGTGAGCTGGAGGACTCACCCCAGAAGAAAATGCAGAGCAGGGCCTGGGGAAAGGTGGAGGTCaggcccagctgctcaggagctgCCGCTGCAGGGGCCCTGCCCCGGGGCCTTTCGAGGAGGAAGATGGCCCAGGGGAAGAAGTCCCTAGGAGGTGCCTCTCAACTGGCCCCGGGAAGAGCCTTTCCTGCCTGCGGAGAGAGACTCTCAGCCGCTCCCCCGGAGCCGGCCACCTTCCCGCCATTCTCTGGTGTGCGGCCACAGGGGATGTCCAAGAAACCCCAAAAGCCTAAGCACAGCAGCCCTGGGAAGAAACCAGCAGGGAGGAAGACCAGGGAGTCCCAGGCTGCGGCCAGAGAAGATAATGACCcaaatagagatgaggtcccaAAGGCCCAA CTTCCCACACACAGGCCAGGGCTGCCTCGCCTGTCTGTGCGTCGTGGAGAATTCAGCAGTAGCGGCCCCAACATCAGAGCTCCCCAACCTCCGGGAACTTCAGAGCCCTCGGCCTACAGCCTGGGAGGCCTCGTGCCCAGACACCATGCACCCTCTG gtAACCAGCAGCTGCCTGTCCATCCCCCAAGACCGGAAAGGCAGCAGCAGCCCCTGGGAGCCCAGGGCTGTCCTCGG CCATGCAGTTCCTCACTGACAAGTTCCAGGACCTTTGAA ATTTGA
- the LOC129476097 gene encoding uncharacterized protein CXorf49 isoform X3, with protein MSSPDKVSVCGAGFDLEGGKRAGSPTTSPGAPGADSHSLDLGVPGSGDGESESGFTDPEGFSFESESELIEQGRVVLWGREGRPGTPVDDQGDVVDYSFYLADEPAAIVPPPSVQGHPFPDGAAAKGSADNWADAEVGPSGRDTLGPSPGKWQQASAGPLHLSVPGPVRARKNPERGSKSRWSLRMDPQQPSAKGPTRLSTHDSDSADESSDLPLMRVGICRNEESQAKPGSPKKPADTSRHASFHCKESYLPVPGRFLTSAPRGLTPVVKRPAVGELEDSPQKKMQSRAWGKVEVRPSCSGAAAAGALPRGLSRRKMAQGKKSLGGASQLAPGRAFPACGERLSAAPPEPATFPPFSGVRPQGMSKKPQKPKHSSPGKKPAGRKTRESQAAAREDNDPNRDEVPKAQLPTHRPGLPRLSVRRGEFSSSGPNIRAPQPPGTSEPSAYSLGGLVPRHHAPSGNQQLPVHPPRPERQQQPLGAQGCPRQPCSSSLTSSRTFEI; from the exons ATGAGCTCCCCCGACAAGGTGTCCGTTTGTGGGGCAGGTTTCGACCTGGAGGGTGGCAAACGGGCTGGCTCCCCCACGACCAGCCCCGGAGCCCCAGGGGCCGACAGCCACAGCCTCGATTTGGGGGTGCCAGGCAGCGGTGATGGCGAGAGTGAGAGTGGGTTCACAGATCCCGAGGGCTTCAGCTTCGAGTCTGAGAGCGAATTGATAGAGCAAGGAAGGGTGGTGCTCTGGGGCCGGGAAGGCCGGCCAGGCACCCCAGTCGATGACCAAGGGGACGTTGTGGACTACTCATTCTACCTGGCTGACGAACCAGCCGCCATCGTGCCGCCGCCCAGCGTCCAGGGACACCCGTTCCCAGATGGCGCCGCTGCCAAAGGGTCGGCTGACAATTGGGCGGACGCGGAGGTGGGTCCCAGTGGGAGAGACACGCTGGGCCCCAGCCCTGGAAAATGGCAGCAGGCCTCTGCTGGCCCTCTCCACCTCAGTGTTCCTGGGCCAGTGCGGGCCCGGAAGAACCCGGAAAGGGGCTCGAAGAGCAGATGGAGCCTCCGCATGGATCCCCAGCAGCCCTCTGCGAAAGGCCCCACCAGGCTGTCTACCCACGACTCTGATTCCGCAGATGAGAGCAGCGACTTACCACTGATGCGGGTAGGCATTTGCCGCAACGAAGAAAGCCAGGCCAAGCCCGGGAGCCCCAAGAAGCCAGCAGACACATCCAGACATGCAAGCTTCCACTGCAAGGAGAGTTACCTGCCTGTGCCGGGCCGTTTCCTGACCTCTGCTCCCCGCGGACTCACTCCAGTCGTAAAGAGGCCGGCTGTGGGTGAGCTGGAGGACTCACCCCAGAAGAAAATGCAGAGCAGGGCCTGGGGAAAGGTGGAGGTCaggcccagctgctcaggagctgCCGCTGCAGGGGCCCTGCCCCGGGGCCTTTCGAGGAGGAAGATGGCCCAGGGGAAGAAGTCCCTAGGAGGTGCCTCTCAACTGGCCCCGGGAAGAGCCTTTCCTGCCTGCGGAGAGAGACTCTCAGCCGCTCCCCCGGAGCCGGCCACCTTCCCGCCATTCTCTGGTGTGCGGCCACAGGGGATGTCCAAGAAACCCCAAAAGCCTAAGCACAGCAGCCCTGGGAAGAAACCAGCAGGGAGGAAGACCAGGGAGTCCCAGGCTGCGGCCAGAGAAGATAATGACCcaaatagagatgaggtcccaAAGGCCCAA CTTCCCACACACAGGCCAGGGCTGCCTCGCCTGTCTGTGCGTCGTGGAGAATTCAGCAGTAGCGGCCCCAACATCAGAGCTCCCCAACCTCCGGGAACTTCAGAGCCCTCGGCCTACAGCCTGGGAGGCCTCGTGCCCAGACACCATGCACCCTCTG gtAACCAGCAGCTGCCTGTCCATCCCCCAAGACCGGAAAGGCAGCAGCAGCCCCTGGGAGCCCAGGGCTGTCCTCGG CAGCCATGCAGTTCCTCACTGACAAGTTCCAGGACCTTTGAA ATTTGA
- the LOC129476097 gene encoding uncharacterized protein CXorf49 isoform X1 — MSSPDKVSVCGAGFDLEGGKRAGSPTTSPGAPGADSHSLDLGVPGSGDGESESGFTDPEGFSFESESELIEQGRVVLWGREGRPGTPVDDQGDVVDYSFYLADEPAAIVPPPSVQGHPFPDGAAAKGSADNWADAEVGPSGRDTLGPSPGKWQQASAGPLHLSVPGPVRARKNPERGSKSRWSLRMDPQQPSAKGPTRLSTHDSDSADESSDLPLMRVGICRNEESQAKPGSPKKPADTSRHASFHCKESYLPVPGRFLTSAPRGLTPVVKRPAVGELEDSPQKKMQSRAWGKVEVRPSCSGAAAAGALPRGLSRRKMAQGKKSLGGASQLAPGRAFPACGERLSAAPPEPATFPPFSGVRPQGMSKKPQKPKHSSPGKKPAGRKTRESQAAAREDNDPNRDEVPKAQLPTHRPGLPRLSVRRGEFSSSGPNIRAPQPPGTSEPSAYSLGGLVPRHHAPSGNQQLPVHPPRPERQQQPLGAQGCPRCIRLQREIDDLTQQLAAMQFLTDKFQDL; from the exons ATGAGCTCCCCCGACAAGGTGTCCGTTTGTGGGGCAGGTTTCGACCTGGAGGGTGGCAAACGGGCTGGCTCCCCCACGACCAGCCCCGGAGCCCCAGGGGCCGACAGCCACAGCCTCGATTTGGGGGTGCCAGGCAGCGGTGATGGCGAGAGTGAGAGTGGGTTCACAGATCCCGAGGGCTTCAGCTTCGAGTCTGAGAGCGAATTGATAGAGCAAGGAAGGGTGGTGCTCTGGGGCCGGGAAGGCCGGCCAGGCACCCCAGTCGATGACCAAGGGGACGTTGTGGACTACTCATTCTACCTGGCTGACGAACCAGCCGCCATCGTGCCGCCGCCCAGCGTCCAGGGACACCCGTTCCCAGATGGCGCCGCTGCCAAAGGGTCGGCTGACAATTGGGCGGACGCGGAGGTGGGTCCCAGTGGGAGAGACACGCTGGGCCCCAGCCCTGGAAAATGGCAGCAGGCCTCTGCTGGCCCTCTCCACCTCAGTGTTCCTGGGCCAGTGCGGGCCCGGAAGAACCCGGAAAGGGGCTCGAAGAGCAGATGGAGCCTCCGCATGGATCCCCAGCAGCCCTCTGCGAAAGGCCCCACCAGGCTGTCTACCCACGACTCTGATTCCGCAGATGAGAGCAGCGACTTACCACTGATGCGGGTAGGCATTTGCCGCAACGAAGAAAGCCAGGCCAAGCCCGGGAGCCCCAAGAAGCCAGCAGACACATCCAGACATGCAAGCTTCCACTGCAAGGAGAGTTACCTGCCTGTGCCGGGCCGTTTCCTGACCTCTGCTCCCCGCGGACTCACTCCAGTCGTAAAGAGGCCGGCTGTGGGTGAGCTGGAGGACTCACCCCAGAAGAAAATGCAGAGCAGGGCCTGGGGAAAGGTGGAGGTCaggcccagctgctcaggagctgCCGCTGCAGGGGCCCTGCCCCGGGGCCTTTCGAGGAGGAAGATGGCCCAGGGGAAGAAGTCCCTAGGAGGTGCCTCTCAACTGGCCCCGGGAAGAGCCTTTCCTGCCTGCGGAGAGAGACTCTCAGCCGCTCCCCCGGAGCCGGCCACCTTCCCGCCATTCTCTGGTGTGCGGCCACAGGGGATGTCCAAGAAACCCCAAAAGCCTAAGCACAGCAGCCCTGGGAAGAAACCAGCAGGGAGGAAGACCAGGGAGTCCCAGGCTGCGGCCAGAGAAGATAATGACCcaaatagagatgaggtcccaAAGGCCCAA CTTCCCACACACAGGCCAGGGCTGCCTCGCCTGTCTGTGCGTCGTGGAGAATTCAGCAGTAGCGGCCCCAACATCAGAGCTCCCCAACCTCCGGGAACTTCAGAGCCCTCGGCCTACAGCCTGGGAGGCCTCGTGCCCAGACACCATGCACCCTCTG gtAACCAGCAGCTGCCTGTCCATCCCCCAAGACCGGAAAGGCAGCAGCAGCCCCTGGGAGCCCAGGGCTGTCCTCGG TGCATCCGGCTACAGAGGGAAATTGATGACCTTACACAGCAGCTAG CAGCCATGCAGTTCCTCACTGACAAGTTCCAGGACCTTTGA
- the LOC129476097 gene encoding uncharacterized protein CXorf49 isoform X2, whose amino-acid sequence MSSPDKVSVCGAGFDLEGGKRAGSPTTSPGAPGADSHSLDLGVPGSGDGESESGFTDPEGFSFESESELIEQGRVVLWGREGRPGTPVDDQGDVVDYSFYLADEPAAIVPPPSVQGHPFPDGAAAKGSADNWADAEVGPSGRDTLGPSPGKWQQASAGPLHLSVPGPVRARKNPERGSKSRWSLRMDPQQPSAKGPTRLSTHDSDSADESSDLPLMRVGICRNEESQAKPGSPKKPADTSRHASFHCKESYLPVPGRFLTSAPRGLTPVVKRPAVGELEDSPQKKMQSRAWGKVEVRPSCSGAAAAGALPRGLSRRKMAQGKKSLGGASQLAPGRAFPACGERLSAAPPEPATFPPFSGVRPQGMSKKPQKPKHSSPGKKPAGRKTRESQAAAREDNDPNRDEVPKAQLPTHRPGLPRLSVRRGEFSSSGPNIRAPQPPGTSEPSAYSLGGLVPRHHAPSGNQQLPVHPPRPERQQQPLGAQGCPRCIRLQREIDDLTQQLAMQFLTDKFQDL is encoded by the exons ATGAGCTCCCCCGACAAGGTGTCCGTTTGTGGGGCAGGTTTCGACCTGGAGGGTGGCAAACGGGCTGGCTCCCCCACGACCAGCCCCGGAGCCCCAGGGGCCGACAGCCACAGCCTCGATTTGGGGGTGCCAGGCAGCGGTGATGGCGAGAGTGAGAGTGGGTTCACAGATCCCGAGGGCTTCAGCTTCGAGTCTGAGAGCGAATTGATAGAGCAAGGAAGGGTGGTGCTCTGGGGCCGGGAAGGCCGGCCAGGCACCCCAGTCGATGACCAAGGGGACGTTGTGGACTACTCATTCTACCTGGCTGACGAACCAGCCGCCATCGTGCCGCCGCCCAGCGTCCAGGGACACCCGTTCCCAGATGGCGCCGCTGCCAAAGGGTCGGCTGACAATTGGGCGGACGCGGAGGTGGGTCCCAGTGGGAGAGACACGCTGGGCCCCAGCCCTGGAAAATGGCAGCAGGCCTCTGCTGGCCCTCTCCACCTCAGTGTTCCTGGGCCAGTGCGGGCCCGGAAGAACCCGGAAAGGGGCTCGAAGAGCAGATGGAGCCTCCGCATGGATCCCCAGCAGCCCTCTGCGAAAGGCCCCACCAGGCTGTCTACCCACGACTCTGATTCCGCAGATGAGAGCAGCGACTTACCACTGATGCGGGTAGGCATTTGCCGCAACGAAGAAAGCCAGGCCAAGCCCGGGAGCCCCAAGAAGCCAGCAGACACATCCAGACATGCAAGCTTCCACTGCAAGGAGAGTTACCTGCCTGTGCCGGGCCGTTTCCTGACCTCTGCTCCCCGCGGACTCACTCCAGTCGTAAAGAGGCCGGCTGTGGGTGAGCTGGAGGACTCACCCCAGAAGAAAATGCAGAGCAGGGCCTGGGGAAAGGTGGAGGTCaggcccagctgctcaggagctgCCGCTGCAGGGGCCCTGCCCCGGGGCCTTTCGAGGAGGAAGATGGCCCAGGGGAAGAAGTCCCTAGGAGGTGCCTCTCAACTGGCCCCGGGAAGAGCCTTTCCTGCCTGCGGAGAGAGACTCTCAGCCGCTCCCCCGGAGCCGGCCACCTTCCCGCCATTCTCTGGTGTGCGGCCACAGGGGATGTCCAAGAAACCCCAAAAGCCTAAGCACAGCAGCCCTGGGAAGAAACCAGCAGGGAGGAAGACCAGGGAGTCCCAGGCTGCGGCCAGAGAAGATAATGACCcaaatagagatgaggtcccaAAGGCCCAA CTTCCCACACACAGGCCAGGGCTGCCTCGCCTGTCTGTGCGTCGTGGAGAATTCAGCAGTAGCGGCCCCAACATCAGAGCTCCCCAACCTCCGGGAACTTCAGAGCCCTCGGCCTACAGCCTGGGAGGCCTCGTGCCCAGACACCATGCACCCTCTG gtAACCAGCAGCTGCCTGTCCATCCCCCAAGACCGGAAAGGCAGCAGCAGCCCCTGGGAGCCCAGGGCTGTCCTCGG TGCATCCGGCTACAGAGGGAAATTGATGACCTTACACAGCAGCTAG CCATGCAGTTCCTCACTGACAAGTTCCAGGACCTTTGA